One region of Wyeomyia smithii strain HCP4-BCI-WySm-NY-G18 chromosome 3, ASM2978416v1, whole genome shotgun sequence genomic DNA includes:
- the LOC129731802 gene encoding beta-hexosaminidase subunit beta-like → MKIKFVLILVCFLASCVFSYIVEPGPVIKATKGEIWPKPKEQTTSNRYNAIKRTTFHFKTANYTCDILEKAIERYQKLIVDEANDVRRSIYSAAALGNEVPRKSWRSDVNFNGYLDEVKVDLKLPCETLPHLGMDESYDITVDDAQASIASYSIWGILRALESFSQMVVLADDGSMLRINSTTIRDRPRFSHRGLLVDTSRHFVPVCTLLKILDGMAYNKLNVFHWHIVDDHSFPYQSQVYPELSAKGAYHPSMVYTPEDVKKIIEEARQRGIRVMVEYDTPGHTRSWGVSHPELLTTCHDEYEGKLGPMDPTKELTYTFLFNLFQEVVKVFPDQYVHLGGDEVGFECWASNPDIMEYMKQNGLYSFEMLEEKFIQRVVDQIDVLNRSSLVWQEVYVNGVRLPNGTVVHVWTGNRQDLLHRITLEGLPALLSSCWYLDHLATGGDWRKYYNCDPHDFVGTQHQKDLVLGGEACMWAEVVNEHNILQRIFPRVSATAEKLWSQEDVDDADEAAHRLEEHACRMNKRNIPAQPPSGPGFCL, encoded by the exons ATGAAGattaagtttgttttgattttggtgtGCTTTTTGGCCAGCTGTGTGTTCTCATACATAGTAGAACCGGGACCCGTTATTAAGGCTACGAAAG GTGAAATATGGCCCAAACCAAAGGAACAAACCACCTCCAATCGATACAATGCTATCAAACGAACAACGTTTCATTTCAAG ACTGCAAACTACACGTGTGACATCCTAGAGAAAGCCATCGAACGCTACCAAAAGCTTATCGTCGACGAAGCGAATGATGTCCGGAGATCAATATACAGTGCAGCGGCTCTGGGCAATGAAGTGCCCAGAAAATCCTGGCGTTCAGATGTGAATTTTAAT GGTTACCTTGACGAAGTAAAAGTCGATCTAAAATTGCCTTGCGAAACTCTGCCACATCTGGGAATGGATGAGTCTT ATGACATTACTGTTGACGATGCACAAGCCAGTATTGCATCTTATTCCATATGGGGTATTTTAAGAGCACTAGAGTCCTTTTCGCAGATGGTTGTCCTGGCCGATGATGGTTCCATG CTTCGCATAAACTCCACCACCATAAGAGATCGTCCGAGATTCTCCCATCGAGGCTTGCTGGTAGACACTTCACGGCATTTTGTACCGGTGTGCACTCTCTTAAAAATTCTGGATGGAATGGCCTACAATAAACTGAACGTTTTTCATTGGCATATTGTTGACGATCACAGTTTTCCTTACCAAAGTCAAGTTTATCCGGAATTAAGCGCTAAGGGAGCCTATCATCCGTCAATGGTCTATACTCCGGAAGACGTTAAGAAGATCATAGAAGAAGCACGACAACGAGGAATCCGTGTTATGGTGGAGTATGACACACCAGGACACACTCGCTCGTGGGGTGTTTCTCATCCCGAGCTTTTAACCACATGTCATGATGAGTACGAAGGCAAATTAGGACCGATGGATCCTACGAAAGAGTTGACCTACACGTTCCTATTCAATCTTTTCCAAGAGGTAGTCAAAGTTTTTCCTGATCAGTATGTTCATCTTGGCGGCGATGAAGTTGGCTTCGAATGCTGGGCTAGTAATCCGGACATCATGGAATACATGAAACAAAACGGTCTGTACTCGTTTGAGATGCTGGAGGAAAAATTCATCCAACGAGTTGTGGATCAGATTGATGTTTTGAACAGGAGTTCACTTGtttggcaagaagtttacgtcAACGGAGTGCGACTTCCCAACGGAACGGTTGTCCATGTGTGGACTGGAAACCGACAGGATCTTCTCCACCGA ATAACACTCGAAGGGTTGCCAGCGCTTCTCTCCTCCTGTTGGTATTTGGATCATCTCGCTACGGGCGGGGACTGGCGCAAGTATTATAATTGTGATCCACATGACTTCGTCGGTACACAGCATCAGAAAGATCTGGTGCTTGGAGGTGAAGCATGCATGTGGGCCGAAGTGGTCAATGAACACAACATCTTGCAACGCATTTTCCCACGAGTTTCTGCCACGGCTGAAAAGCTTTGGTCACAGGAAGATGTTGACGATGCCGACGAAGCTGCCCATCGACTGGAAGAACATGCATGCCGTATGAATAAGCGTAATATTCCTGCCCAGCCACCGAGTGGACCGGGATTTTGTTTGTAA
- the LOC129731908 gene encoding cysteine-rich venom protein 6-like, with the protein MKLALVAVLAALCATMTNGVPYYGSYCNGINEVFSNCGCPSTCDNWRLGPQWCGRSCQRGCFCRSGFVRNSHGLCIEPAQCSRTSVEIQESVASRPAVGYSFGYAPGLYGLGLGYGYGYDNLLPAVVY; encoded by the exons ATGAAACTAGCCCTAGTTGCAGTTCTGGCCGCCCTGTGCGCTACCATGACCAACGGAGTGCCCTACT ATGGTTCCTACTGTAACGGAATAAACGAGGTCTTTTCCAACTGCGGCTGTCCGTCTACCTGCGACAACTGGCGGCTTGGTCCGCAGTGGTGTGGCCGTTCGTGCCAGCGAGGATGCTTCTGCCGGTCCGGATTCGTACGTAACTCGCATGGACTGTGCATCGAGCCGGCCCAGTGCAGCAGGACATCGGTCGAAATTCAGGAATCAGTTGCCTCCCGCCCGGCGGTCGGCTATTCCTTCGGATATGCTCCAGGCCTGTACGGGTTGGGACTTGGGTATGGCTACGGATATGACAATCTCCTGCCAGCGGTAGTTTACTAA